One genomic region from uncultured Devosia sp. encodes:
- the rnk gene encoding nucleoside diphosphate kinase regulator, with protein sequence MSKVRSLADHILSPKITLCTTDHQTLVRLAMAGVGHTADDADELLYELERATVVPESKLPLDVVRMGSLVSFRAGDETKTVQLVYPKDADISQGKISVLTPVGAALIGLRAGQSITWRTRGDRRQALTVLLVSQNDFERPQPPSAA encoded by the coding sequence ATGTCTAAAGTCCGATCGCTTGCCGATCATATTCTCTCGCCCAAAATCACCCTTTGCACCACCGATCACCAAACTTTGGTTCGGCTTGCTATGGCCGGAGTGGGCCATACCGCAGATGACGCCGATGAGCTTCTCTACGAGCTCGAAAGGGCGACCGTCGTTCCGGAGAGCAAGCTTCCGCTCGATGTCGTGCGAATGGGCTCGCTTGTGTCCTTCAGGGCCGGAGATGAGACTAAGACCGTCCAGCTCGTTTACCCAAAGGATGCCGACATTTCCCAAGGGAAGATATCGGTGCTGACCCCAGTGGGCGCCGCTTTGATTGGGCTCCGGGCCGGCCAGTCTATTACCTGGCGCACTCGAGGAGATCGACGTCAGGCGTTGACAGTGCTGCTGGTGTCGCAGAATGACTTCGAACGCCCGCAGCCTCCGTCGGCAGCTTGA
- a CDS encoding DUF2270 domain-containing protein yields the protein MKSSDENDARSRFAPSLPRSGSESTTALVHYNRAEMSRLNAWRSRLDLTTNWAITVVAAMLSVTLSTPTAHHGLVLFAMVIVSLLLGVEARRYRFFDVYRMRVRQFERHYFGQYFGPDTNADPGPWLEMLAQDLRHPKFRINFWRSMGRRLRRNYIWMYLILLVAWVLKIASPDLQTGVHLDPQRPFAALVAQASTGPIPGWLVVCLVSLFFLGLLFATYSTRERGGDEVRV from the coding sequence ATGAAATCGTCAGACGAGAATGATGCGCGATCAAGGTTCGCACCATCGCTACCGAGGTCGGGCTCGGAATCAACGACAGCTCTGGTTCACTACAATCGGGCCGAAATGAGTAGGCTGAATGCGTGGCGATCACGCCTTGACTTGACTACGAACTGGGCCATCACGGTTGTTGCGGCGATGCTGTCCGTCACCTTATCGACACCGACGGCACATCATGGATTGGTGCTGTTCGCTATGGTCATCGTGTCCTTGCTTCTTGGCGTTGAGGCGAGGCGGTACAGGTTCTTCGATGTATATCGTATGCGCGTCCGTCAGTTTGAGCGTCATTATTTCGGTCAGTATTTCGGGCCCGACACCAATGCGGATCCAGGGCCATGGCTTGAAATGTTGGCCCAAGATCTTCGTCACCCCAAATTCCGCATCAACTTCTGGAGGTCGATGGGCCGGAGGCTGCGTAGAAATTACATCTGGATGTATCTGATCCTGCTTGTCGCTTGGGTGTTGAAAATCGCCTCACCTGATTTGCAGACCGGCGTACATTTGGATCCACAAAGACCATTCGCGGCACTTGTCGCCCAAGCCTCGACGGGCCCAATCCCCGGTTGGCTGGTGGTGTGTTTGGTGTCACTCTTCTTTCTTGGGCTTCTTTTCGCGACATACTCCACCCGTGAACGAGGTGGAGACGAAGTGAGGGTATGA
- a CDS encoding response regulator: protein MLASFSFSEHRPIARCEVSNDMSSGSPYVILVVEDEIIIRMDMCDYLESVGYEVLECANADEAIYLFESGQKIDLLITDIDMPGSIDGLRLAAAVADRWPPVRIILLSGRLHVSEAERPAGSHFIGKPASHWSLDRSVADILQFNNG, encoded by the coding sequence ATGTTAGCTTCTTTTAGCTTTTCAGAGCACCGCCCTATCGCTCGCTGCGAGGTTAGTAACGATATGTCCTCAGGATCTCCCTATGTAATACTTGTCGTAGAAGACGAAATTATTATCCGAATGGACATGTGTGACTATTTGGAATCCGTCGGTTATGAAGTTCTTGAATGTGCAAATGCGGACGAGGCTATTTATCTCTTTGAGTCCGGTCAGAAAATCGATTTGTTAATAACGGATATCGACATGCCGGGGTCAATCGACGGCCTCAGACTGGCCGCTGCCGTTGCAGACCGATGGCCCCCGGTTAGAATAATCCTTTTGTCCGGGAGACTGCATGTGAGTGAGGCTGAAAGGCCCGCTGGCAGCCACTTTATCGGAAAGCCCGCTAGTCACTGGAGCCTAGATCGATCCGTCGCCGACATCCTACAATTCAACAATGGCTAA
- a CDS encoding Crp/Fnr family transcriptional regulator — protein sequence MATAIERLMRRLGAIGHLTDQHREVLKQLPIRMVQLTKGQEIVPEGKPAASCCLVVDGLVHRTKVLSSGRRQIFSLHLPGDMPDLHSLHLPSMDHSLVATTRCEVGLIPHDAIREILRASPSLTDLLWRDTLIDAAAFRAWMLMIGQAEVPTRMAHLFCELFVRSFIVGLTEGWSFPLPVNQVDLADMLGTSAVHANRTLQELRVRNLIKFESGWVTIPEWQALAEFGLFDSSYLHPMTDRLELTLHSTL from the coding sequence ATGGCAACAGCGATTGAGAGACTGATGCGCCGCTTGGGTGCGATCGGACACTTGACCGATCAGCACAGGGAAGTGCTTAAACAACTCCCAATACGCATGGTCCAACTAACTAAAGGTCAGGAGATTGTGCCTGAGGGCAAACCAGCAGCCTCTTGTTGTCTTGTCGTTGACGGCCTGGTCCATCGAACAAAAGTGCTTTCGAGCGGACGCAGGCAGATATTCTCCTTGCATTTGCCCGGCGACATGCCGGACCTCCACAGTCTCCACTTGCCAAGCATGGATCATAGTCTGGTGGCTACAACCCGATGCGAGGTTGGGTTGATTCCGCATGATGCAATTCGAGAAATCTTGCGTGCCTCACCCTCTTTGACCGATCTTTTGTGGAGGGACACGCTGATCGATGCAGCCGCATTCCGCGCCTGGATGCTTATGATCGGACAGGCCGAGGTGCCGACCCGCATGGCGCACCTCTTTTGTGAGCTCTTCGTAAGATCTTTCATAGTGGGCTTGACCGAAGGGTGGAGCTTTCCGTTGCCTGTCAATCAGGTTGACTTAGCGGATATGCTAGGAACTTCAGCTGTCCATGCGAACCGAACGTTACAGGAACTGCGAGTTCGTAATCTGATCAAGTTCGAAAGCGGGTGGGTGACCATTCCCGAATGGCAGGCACTGGCAGAGTTTGGTCTCTTCGATTCAAGCTATTTGCATCCGATGACTGACCGTCTGGAACTAACGTTGCATTCGACGCTCTGA
- a CDS encoding cold-shock protein: MNTGYVKFYNSNKGFGFMSLTKPAAALSSSSLLFLERAGIASPDDGQEVRHELENGRDGRDSAASLQLV; encoded by the coding sequence ATGAACACCGGCTATGTGAAGTTCTACAATTCCAACAAAGGCTTCGGCTTTATGTCACTGACCAAGCCGGCCGCGGCGCTTTCGTCCTCTTCACTGCTTTTTTTGGAGCGCGCCGGAATTGCCTCTCCCGATGATGGGCAGGAGGTTAGGCACGAGCTCGAAAACGGTCGAGACGGTCGAGATTCTGCGGCCAGTCTGCAGTTGGTCTAA
- a CDS encoding transglutaminase family protein, whose protein sequence is MPTLNLLHRTTYRFSAPVELLPHRLQLRPREGRELRLLTHDIVCTPAAELTWSRDVFGNEVATAKFSTSSDSLTIESTAVVELSAPAWPVFNIDISAIAYPFSYAPEDWTDLGSLAVPQQTDDYLGQWAKGFVAPTPTDTLSLLKDLNIGVHRQIRYQSREDEGTQSPTHTVSRGYGSCRDLSVLLVEAARVLGFGARLVSGYLLPHGLHTVGAGATHAWAEIFVPGPGWIAFDPTNGTMGSAGLIPTTVARVISQAVPAAGAFVGPSNAFERMEVEVIVHDDTVLESHKGEMPAEIYRSSNGDRWFLVHGVAGASIRHEPNESSGGQATESDVETFLRCMGGTPQAEGVLRAMAPK, encoded by the coding sequence ATGCCGACCTTAAATTTGCTCCATCGCACGACTTATCGCTTTTCGGCCCCGGTCGAATTGTTGCCACACCGCTTGCAACTTAGACCGCGTGAGGGGCGCGAGCTTAGGCTTTTGACCCACGATATCGTCTGCACTCCCGCTGCCGAATTGACTTGGTCGAGAGATGTGTTCGGCAACGAGGTGGCCACAGCAAAGTTCAGCACAAGCTCCGACAGCCTTACGATTGAAAGTACCGCCGTGGTCGAGCTGAGTGCGCCAGCGTGGCCGGTGTTCAACATTGACATTTCTGCCATCGCCTATCCCTTTTCATATGCTCCAGAGGACTGGACCGACCTTGGGTCACTGGCAGTCCCGCAACAAACGGATGACTATCTGGGGCAATGGGCAAAAGGCTTTGTGGCGCCGACGCCCACTGACACCCTGTCCCTTCTGAAGGACCTCAACATCGGGGTGCATCGCCAGATCAGGTATCAGAGCCGGGAGGACGAGGGTACACAGTCGCCGACACATACGGTTTCACGTGGCTATGGATCATGCCGCGATCTGTCTGTGTTGCTGGTGGAAGCCGCGCGGGTTCTAGGGTTTGGCGCACGTTTGGTATCAGGATACCTACTGCCTCACGGTCTTCATACTGTTGGAGCTGGCGCGACCCACGCGTGGGCGGAAATCTTCGTTCCCGGGCCAGGGTGGATAGCGTTCGACCCAACCAATGGCACCATGGGGAGCGCTGGTCTGATCCCGACGACTGTCGCCAGGGTCATCTCCCAGGCGGTTCCCGCGGCTGGCGCCTTCGTCGGCCCGAGCAATGCCTTCGAGCGAATGGAAGTCGAAGTTATCGTGCATGACGACACGGTGCTGGAAAGCCACAAAGGGGAAATGCCCGCGGAAATCTATCGCAGCTCGAACGGAGATCGTTGGTTTCTTGTTCATGGCGTCGCGGGAGCTTCGATCCGGCATGAACCGAATGAGAGTTCAGGCGGGCAGGCGACTGAATCCGATGTTGAAACCTTTCTGCGCTGTATGGGTGGAACGCCCCAGGCAGAAGGCGTTCTTCGGGCGATGGCTCCGAAATAG
- a CDS encoding DUF305 domain-containing protein: protein MIKIGAAALLGLAFAGALIVRNEPPRSQEAVLDMAICGQDHGAHGGAEMTTHMAHMANGAELGHAALIDTMEPMHTGMMRGLAAGDFDAAFLCSMIPHHQGAVDMARVALKYGTDPFVTMLAHQIIADQEREINEMGRWLSRRDVVDTASSSRHE from the coding sequence GTGATCAAGATCGGAGCCGCCGCCCTCCTCGGGTTGGCGTTTGCTGGCGCACTCATCGTGCGAAACGAGCCACCACGGAGCCAAGAGGCGGTGCTGGACATGGCCATCTGTGGCCAAGACCACGGCGCGCATGGTGGCGCGGAGATGACGACGCACATGGCCCATATGGCAAACGGGGCGGAGCTGGGTCATGCTGCGCTGATCGACACGATGGAGCCCATGCATACCGGCATGATGCGTGGCCTTGCCGCCGGGGACTTTGATGCTGCCTTTCTCTGTTCGATGATCCCGCATCACCAAGGGGCGGTGGACATGGCGCGAGTGGCTCTGAAATACGGCACGGACCCGTTTGTTACGATGCTGGCGCATCAGATCATCGCGGATCAGGAAAGGGAGATCAACGAAATGGGCCGCTGGCTGAGCCGGCGCGACGTGGTCGACACCGCATCAAGCTCCCGTCATGAGTAG
- a CDS encoding methyl-accepting chemotaxis protein — MTNFVTGSIARRLYALIVVFAIGFASVLAYQLYTLRENLDAFKRTELQSVVQGATSVAQNYYDRAQAGEFTEDQAKSLTLETLRGFRYQGNEYVFVDTFDMVMLMHPTKPEKQGSDRSIEEDGAGKLYIKEMVTNAVANGSTFVNYLFKSPDGGFFDKVSYAQAFQPWGWTIASGVLTTQVDAIFGEAAMISGAIAFGITLLLLVIGVLIARSISKPIGKLNADMVRLADNDFDIHLEGMTRRDEIGDMARSVEVFRENGLKISQMTEAEAARIVADQRDRQRMMSELQSAFGLVVDAAIAGDFTRRVETEFPDPELNGLAGSVNDLVATVDRGLDETGRVLTALANTDLTMRMEGDYQGAFARLKTDTNAVGDKLSEVVTQLRKTSRSLRLATGEILAGANDLSERTTKQAATIEETSATMEQLASTVLQNSRRAKDASVNAAQVTQTAEQGGQVMEKANAAMTAIEISSGKISNIIGLIDDIAFQTNLLALNASVEAARAGDAGKGFAVVAVEVRRLAQSAASASADVKVLIEQSATEVGQGSKLVSEAAARLSAMLEAARSNNELMDGIARESQEQASAIEEVNIAVRQMDEMTQHNAALVEEMNASIEQTEAQAGALDDIVTVFNTGNGARASSQVPRPVPAIKPAGIRRATQTYLSNGNAAISKDWSEF, encoded by the coding sequence GTGACTAACTTTGTAACTGGCAGCATCGCCCGGCGCCTTTATGCCTTGATCGTCGTATTCGCCATCGGCTTCGCCAGTGTTCTTGCCTATCAACTCTATACGCTGCGCGAGAATTTGGACGCCTTCAAAAGAACCGAGCTCCAGAGCGTGGTGCAGGGAGCGACAAGCGTCGCTCAGAATTATTACGACCGGGCCCAGGCCGGCGAGTTTACGGAAGATCAGGCCAAGTCATTGACCTTGGAAACGCTCCGGGGCTTCCGATACCAAGGCAACGAATACGTGTTCGTCGATACCTTCGACATGGTGATGCTGATGCATCCGACGAAACCCGAAAAACAGGGCAGCGACCGCTCGATAGAGGAAGACGGTGCAGGGAAGCTCTACATAAAGGAAATGGTGACGAATGCCGTGGCTAACGGCTCCACCTTCGTCAACTATCTCTTCAAATCGCCCGACGGTGGGTTTTTCGACAAGGTCAGTTACGCGCAGGCGTTCCAGCCCTGGGGTTGGACCATCGCATCGGGCGTCCTGACCACGCAGGTCGACGCGATCTTCGGCGAAGCGGCCATGATCAGCGGTGCCATCGCGTTCGGCATCACATTATTGCTTTTGGTCATCGGTGTTCTTATCGCGCGCTCCATCAGCAAACCGATCGGCAAGCTGAATGCCGACATGGTCCGTCTCGCCGACAACGACTTCGACATTCACCTCGAGGGGATGACACGGCGCGACGAGATCGGCGATATGGCCCGCTCGGTCGAAGTGTTCCGCGAAAACGGTCTCAAGATCAGTCAGATGACGGAAGCGGAAGCGGCTCGAATCGTCGCCGATCAGCGCGACCGCCAGCGGATGATGAGCGAACTTCAATCCGCATTCGGCCTGGTGGTCGACGCCGCGATCGCGGGCGACTTCACCCGTCGGGTCGAGACCGAGTTTCCCGACCCGGAACTCAACGGGTTGGCCGGCAGCGTCAACGATTTGGTGGCGACCGTCGATCGCGGATTGGACGAGACCGGTCGAGTGCTGACCGCCCTCGCGAACACAGATCTCACGATGCGTATGGAGGGCGATTACCAAGGCGCCTTCGCCCGTCTGAAGACGGATACCAACGCCGTCGGTGATAAGCTGAGCGAAGTGGTCACCCAACTCCGCAAGACGTCGCGGTCTCTTCGGTTGGCCACCGGTGAAATCCTGGCAGGTGCCAATGATCTGTCCGAACGCACCACCAAGCAAGCGGCCACCATCGAAGAGACATCCGCTACGATGGAGCAACTTGCCTCTACAGTATTGCAGAACTCGCGGCGCGCCAAGGACGCCAGCGTCAATGCTGCGCAGGTGACCCAGACCGCGGAGCAGGGTGGCCAAGTGATGGAAAAGGCCAATGCCGCGATGACCGCAATCGAGATCAGCTCCGGAAAGATCTCCAATATCATCGGCCTGATTGACGACATCGCGTTCCAGACCAACTTGCTGGCCCTCAACGCTTCGGTGGAAGCGGCGCGTGCCGGCGATGCCGGCAAGGGGTTTGCAGTCGTGGCGGTCGAGGTTCGTCGCCTCGCGCAATCGGCCGCCTCTGCATCCGCCGATGTCAAAGTGCTGATCGAGCAATCGGCGACCGAAGTTGGACAGGGTTCCAAGCTCGTGTCGGAGGCGGCTGCACGTCTGTCTGCCATGTTGGAAGCAGCGCGGTCCAACAATGAACTGATGGACGGCATCGCGCGGGAAAGCCAAGAGCAGGCCTCCGCGATCGAGGAAGTCAACATCGCTGTCCGTCAGATGGACGAGATGACCCAGCACAATGCCGCTCTGGTGGAAGAGATGAACGCGTCGATCGAACAGACGGAAGCCCAAGCTGGCGCGCTGGACGATATCGTTACCGTCTTCAACACCGGTAACGGCGCAAGAGCCTCGTCCCAGGTACCCCGGCCGGTTCCGGCCATCAAGCCGGCAGGGATCAGGCGAGCTACCCAAACCTACCTTTCAAACGGCAACGCGGCGATTTCGAAAGATTGGAGCGAATTCTAA
- a CDS encoding transporter substrate-binding domain-containing protein has protein sequence MKLLAIILPALMLLGAAADQTPVAAQEPELKVAVEGKFPPFNYVDANGMLQGFDVEIADALCRNMKSRCTFVMQDWNDMIPGLLDGEYDAIVSSMSMSETRRQQVDFTERYYNSPSTMIAPKNSGAGIDKPADLRGVRLGVASSTSQEAYARQHYPDAEIVIFESSPALYDALIEEQVDIVLEDKLAAYDWLSNTRAGLCCQFSGEDITDARFFGEGAGIAIRKQDDALEAQLNEALDAIMTNGEYDMINAKYFPFSIR, from the coding sequence TTGAAATTACTCGCAATAATACTGCCGGCTTTGATGCTCTTAGGCGCAGCCGCGGATCAAACACCTGTGGCCGCGCAGGAGCCGGAACTCAAAGTTGCGGTAGAAGGAAAGTTTCCGCCGTTCAACTATGTCGACGCCAACGGTATGCTCCAAGGGTTCGACGTCGAGATCGCCGACGCACTATGCCGAAACATGAAGTCTCGATGCACTTTCGTCATGCAGGACTGGAACGACATGATTCCGGGCCTCCTCGACGGCGAGTACGACGCTATCGTATCCTCGATGTCGATGAGCGAAACTCGCCGCCAGCAAGTCGATTTCACCGAGCGCTACTACAACAGCCCCTCCACGATGATAGCGCCGAAAAACTCAGGAGCGGGCATCGACAAACCGGCGGACCTGCGCGGAGTCCGTTTGGGCGTCGCTTCCTCGACAAGCCAAGAGGCCTATGCTCGGCAACACTATCCAGATGCAGAGATCGTTATCTTCGAGTCTTCACCGGCGCTCTACGATGCATTGATCGAGGAGCAAGTCGATATCGTATTGGAAGACAAGCTGGCCGCCTATGATTGGTTGAGCAATACGCGGGCTGGTCTATGCTGCCAATTCAGCGGCGAAGACATCACGGATGCCCGGTTCTTCGGCGAGGGCGCCGGGATAGCTATCCGAAAGCAGGACGATGCTCTGGAGGCGCAGCTCAACGAAGCACTCGACGCGATCATGACCAACGGCGAATACGACATGATCAACGCCAAATACTTCCCGTTCAGCATCAGATGA
- a CDS encoding EAL domain-containing protein, with translation MTQKFSTTRRNSFSTSSRALLSLVVVGGIATLVLVLISAVWAGRESDRAAYDRQRLLVESSLTKQLENVSNELELMANGYAATIDRITGSGEIIAFDGANFRSIITDTFGFEDAFVVWDNGDLALAAEDGVAARHKWIRPLMLPLLGIAVDTTKISLPSNDARPGAVEFMRLQGRPSIAGVFPIGAGDELGGRKLFLFAYKYVDGIALDAFREEQGLTGVRFSRMSDPDVEEVAYQVDATRTGEPIGFIIWTPDLPGSRVILGILPALGIAGLVIVCIILVLVSVLRRTLTDLRSSEQMSRHRSLHDVLTDLPNRALFARRLEETLQDIVAGEGAAVALIDLDRFKKVNDSLGHGAGDELIQAVARRMLDHVGPGDTLARLGGDEFALLLPSGESNGRDPLAVCESIVAQLRRPFPLLGGKAFANIGCSIGVARVSNSDSTPTQILHAADVALYEAKSAGRGRAVEFSESMDMGARSRERLKVELREVVDRLELDRDGLDGGVGLEVFYQTVHSANGENPVSGAEALVRWRHADRGLIGPDRFIQIAEETGLIHRLGTYVLRTACSEAMRWDDRLFVSVNVSPIQLSRAEFADEVLFVLEQTGLAPERLELEITESALLANDEMAEAAFTRLREYGVKIALDDFGTGYSSLSHLIRFGIDRIKIDRSFVRLLGSRSDGTAVVSAMVALGNRLGLSTTAEGVETDGQRDFLVAAGCTDLQGYLFSRPVPDPDLSRDVGSVDFGQSSYASANATSSAEPPVQAAPSNR, from the coding sequence ATGACACAGAAGTTCTCGACTACCCGCAGAAACAGTTTCTCGACGTCCTCGCGTGCGCTGCTGTCGCTCGTGGTGGTGGGCGGCATCGCGACGCTGGTCCTAGTGCTGATTTCGGCGGTTTGGGCTGGCCGCGAAAGCGATCGAGCGGCCTATGATCGCCAACGGCTACTGGTGGAAAGCAGCCTGACCAAGCAGTTGGAGAACGTGTCCAACGAGCTCGAGTTGATGGCGAACGGCTATGCGGCAACGATCGACCGCATCACGGGCAGTGGCGAGATCATCGCTTTCGACGGTGCCAACTTCAGGAGCATCATCACCGATACCTTCGGCTTCGAGGACGCTTTCGTGGTTTGGGACAACGGCGATCTGGCACTCGCGGCGGAGGACGGAGTGGCAGCGCGCCACAAGTGGATACGCCCCCTCATGCTGCCGCTGCTCGGCATCGCTGTCGACACTACCAAAATCAGCCTGCCGTCCAACGATGCGCGTCCCGGAGCAGTCGAGTTCATGAGGCTCCAGGGCAGACCGTCCATCGCGGGCGTCTTTCCTATCGGTGCAGGTGATGAACTCGGGGGCCGCAAACTCTTTCTGTTTGCCTATAAGTACGTGGACGGGATCGCGCTCGATGCCTTCCGCGAAGAACAAGGACTTACGGGTGTGCGTTTTTCGCGCATGTCCGACCCTGACGTCGAAGAGGTCGCTTACCAGGTAGATGCGACACGAACCGGTGAACCGATCGGCTTCATCATCTGGACGCCGGACCTCCCGGGCTCCCGGGTCATTTTGGGCATCCTGCCCGCCCTTGGCATAGCAGGACTGGTCATCGTCTGCATTATTCTGGTGCTGGTCTCAGTCCTGAGGAGAACTCTGACCGATCTTCGCAGCAGTGAGCAGATGTCTCGCCACCGTTCGCTGCACGACGTACTGACCGATTTGCCTAACAGGGCCCTCTTTGCTCGACGGTTGGAAGAAACCCTACAAGATATCGTTGCCGGAGAGGGGGCCGCAGTAGCGCTCATCGATCTGGACAGGTTCAAGAAGGTCAACGACAGCCTTGGTCATGGTGCGGGCGACGAACTCATTCAGGCGGTAGCACGCCGCATGCTCGATCACGTTGGTCCCGGCGATACCCTGGCACGACTTGGAGGCGATGAGTTCGCTCTGCTGCTGCCGAGCGGAGAGAGCAACGGCCGGGATCCGTTGGCCGTCTGTGAATCCATCGTAGCGCAACTCCGACGCCCCTTCCCTCTGTTGGGGGGCAAGGCTTTCGCCAACATCGGCTGCTCGATAGGCGTGGCGCGGGTAAGCAATTCGGATTCGACACCCACCCAAATCCTCCATGCAGCCGACGTTGCGCTGTACGAGGCAAAGTCGGCCGGCCGAGGACGTGCGGTCGAGTTCTCGGAGAGTATGGACATGGGCGCCCGTTCTCGGGAGCGGCTTAAAGTCGAACTCCGAGAAGTCGTCGACCGGCTGGAGTTGGATAGGGACGGGTTAGACGGCGGCGTCGGCCTGGAAGTGTTCTATCAAACTGTTCACTCCGCCAACGGCGAAAACCCTGTTTCGGGGGCGGAGGCTCTGGTTCGCTGGCGACACGCTGACCGCGGCCTGATCGGCCCGGATCGCTTCATTCAAATCGCAGAGGAAACGGGCCTCATCCACCGCTTAGGCACATATGTGCTTCGCACGGCATGTTCTGAGGCGATGCGATGGGACGATAGGCTCTTCGTTTCGGTAAACGTGTCGCCCATTCAACTTTCGCGGGCTGAATTCGCGGATGAAGTACTGTTCGTCCTCGAACAGACAGGCCTTGCTCCGGAAAGATTGGAGCTGGAGATTACGGAAAGCGCGCTGTTGGCCAACGACGAGATGGCGGAAGCGGCATTCACCCGTCTCCGTGAATACGGTGTGAAAATCGCCCTGGATGACTTCGGTACGGGATATTCGTCGCTCAGTCATTTGATCAGGTTCGGTATCGACCGAATAAAAATCGACAGATCCTTCGTGCGTCTGCTGGGATCAAGGTCGGACGGCACGGCCGTGGTCTCGGCAATGGTGGCGCTGGGCAATCGATTGGGTCTGAGTACTACCGCAGAGGGAGTGGAAACGGACGGGCAACGAGATTTCCTCGTGGCTGCCGGATGCACCGATCTTCAGGGTTATCTCTTTTCCCGTCCGGTGCCTGATCCCGACCTTTCGAGGGACGTCGGCTCAGTGGACTTCGGGCAGTCTTCCTATGCGTCAGCGAACGCGACTTCTTCGGCGGAGCCGCCGGTCCAAGCTGCGCCGTCCAATCGGTAG
- a CDS encoding MgtC/SapB family protein, whose amino-acid sequence MLDEIWTTAVSEFSDVPDVPTLTRITMRLVLAAVLGGILGYERERKGRSAGVRTHMLVAVGAALFVIAPSQMGMSIADMSRVLQGIVQGIGFLGAGAIIVRAAKNQVEGLTTAANIWATAAIGVIAGLGLEATAVLSAVIMLFILAAVWSLLPSRSEADDR is encoded by the coding sequence ATGTTGGACGAAATCTGGACAACGGCTGTTAGCGAGTTCTCCGACGTTCCGGACGTGCCGACCCTAACCCGCATCACCATGCGGTTGGTTCTGGCAGCGGTGCTTGGAGGCATCCTCGGATACGAGCGTGAACGTAAAGGTCGCAGCGCCGGGGTTCGGACCCATATGCTCGTCGCCGTGGGAGCGGCCCTGTTCGTAATAGCGCCTTCGCAGATGGGTATGTCGATAGCGGATATGTCCCGTGTTTTGCAGGGCATCGTGCAGGGTATCGGGTTTCTGGGCGCGGGTGCGATCATCGTCCGTGCTGCGAAGAACCAGGTCGAGGGGTTGACGACGGCAGCCAACATCTGGGCGACGGCGGCAATTGGCGTGATCGCTGGCCTCGGTCTGGAAGCGACCGCTGTCCTGTCCGCGGTGATCATGCTCTTCATTCTTGCGGCAGTTTGGTCCTTGTTGCCTTCCAGGTCGGAGGCGGATGATCGCTAG
- a CDS encoding type II toxin-antitoxin system prevent-host-death family antitoxin has product MREFSLSALNRRPGEIADQAMIEPVMLRKHGRPQVVMMSAEYYEKLMGQRISTEAKSPAEKVSVWSGMRFRGGASADEGDY; this is encoded by the coding sequence TTGAGAGAATTTTCGCTCTCGGCCCTTAACCGCCGCCCCGGTGAGATTGCCGATCAGGCGATGATTGAACCGGTTATGTTGAGGAAACACGGGCGTCCGCAGGTGGTCATGATGTCCGCGGAGTACTACGAGAAGCTGATGGGACAGCGGATTTCTACCGAAGCCAAATCACCGGCAGAGAAGGTCAGCGTATGGTCCGGCATGCGTTTTCGTGGCGGGGCGAGTGCAGATGAAGGCGACTATTGA